TGAGTCTTAAGATCTCGCAGGCTTTTAATTTTCTCACTTTTAGTGCCAATCAGCACAGGTGAGCATGCGTCATAGGGCAATATAGTATATTTCAGCTTTTCATGAAATGGTCAAATTTAAACATGTGCGTATTTTAACAATAACTGAATAACTTTAATTTATTTAATGATACCGGTGTCAAAAAATAAAAAATCAGTTATTATATGCAAAGTAAAATGAGGAACATGCAGTTTGACAGCGTTGTCATTTTAACTTATGGTTAACGCTCGAATATGTTTATGTGTGTATTTTATGGTTTTGCACACAATCATCGCTAGGGGAAAAATTATGAATTGCCGTACAACGTTACAAAGTTGGCAAGCATTATCAGCATCATCAGAACAACTAAAAGAACAGCATTTAAAGACTCTTTTTGAGGCTGATAGCGGGCGCTTCGATAAATTTTCTCGCCAAATACCTGGCGTTTTATTTGATTTTTCAAAGCAGTTAATTGATGACAACACTTTTGGACAGTTAATCAAGCTGGCTAAAGAAACTGATATTGCTGCTTGGCGTGAAAAAATGTTTTCTGGTGAGAAAATAAACATCACAGAAGACAGAGCTGTACTGCATGTTGCATTAAGAAATCGTGAAGCATCCCCAATCTTTGTCGATGGAGTGAATGTTACTGCAGAGGTAGAGGCCGAACTTGAAAAAATTAAAGCCTTTTCTGAACGAGTTCGTAACGGTGAATGGACCGGTTATACTGGTCAACCTGTAAAAGATATCGTCGCTATTGGTGTCGGGGGTTCAAATTTAGGCCCTCAGATGGTTACTGAAGCGCTGAGTGCTTACAGTGACGGTAAGTTAAATGTTCATTATGTTTCAAATGTTGATGGTGTGCAGCTATCAAAAGTTTTAGAAAAGGTGAATTCTGAAACGACATTATTTGTGATTTCTTCAAAGACATTTACCACATCTGAAACAATGAATAATGCACAATCAGCTGTTCGCTGGTTTTTAGAAAGTGCAAAAGACAAGAATGCTATAGCAAAGCACTTTGTTGCTGTGAGTACAAATTTAGAGAAAACTCGTGCATTTGGCATTGCTGATGAAAACGTGTTTACCATGTGGGACTGGGTTGGTGGTCGTTTCTCTCTTTGGAGTGCAATAGGTCTGCCGATTGCTTTATATCTTGGTTACGATGCATTTTTAGAAGTGCTTGAAGGTGCTTTTGAAATAGACACGCATTTTAAATCTGCTGACTTTGAAGATAACGTTCCTTTACTTATGGCGTTATTGAGTGTCTGGAATACGAGTTTTCTGGGATATACATCTCAAGCTATTTTACCTTATGATCAAGCACTTCATATGTTACCTGCATATCTTCAGCAAGGTGAAATGGAAAGCAATGGTAAACATGTAACATTTTCAGGGCAAACTGTACCTTATACAACTGTGCCAATTATTTGGGGCATGACAGGTATCAATGGCCAACATGCTTTTTATCAGTGTTTGCACCAAGGTAACGTTATTGTACCAGCTGATTTTATCGCGTCTGTGGAGCCTCAAATTGAGCTTGGTCAGCATCATGATGTATTACTGTCGAACTTCTTTGCACAAACTGAAGCATTGATGGCTGGTGTTAATGAAGAACAAGTTCGAGCAGACTTGACTGCAAAAGGTAAGTCAGAAAGTGAAATTGAACAGCTGGTTGCACATAAAATTCACCAAGGTAATCGTCCAACGACTTCAATTATCTTAGATAAGGTCGACGCTAAAGCAGTTGGTAAGCTGATTGCCTTGTATGAACATAAGATTTTCTGTCAGGGCATTATTTTAAATGTCTGCTCATTTGACCAATGGGGTGTTGAACTTGGCAAAGGGTTGGCAAGTAATATTGAAGCTGAATTGACGCAAGAAGATGTAAGTCACGAGCATGATAGCTCTACATCTGGTTTAATTGCTTACTACAAGCAAAAAAGAAATAAATAAATCGTAGCTCTCAGCTGCGATAGTAAAGAATACCTTTGAACGGGTAGCGCTGGAGTACTTAGGGCCTGTATTTTTGTGAGAGGAATTACAGAGCCCCTAAGACTCATTTTTAAGACTGTTTAAATAAAAAATATAATGCATTACTTGGTATTTCCTTCTACAACCAAAGTGATCATGTGGTCTGAGAACGAATTCAAACCTATAAGTGAAGTTGTGTTTGGCATGTTTACCTAAAACACCAAACGGTTTTGATTTTAGCGCGTGTTCTCTATTGAGTAATGACCGCGCACCTAACCTAGTGAGAAATAATTATGCTTAATCCTTTTGATATCGTAATTTTTGGTGGGGGCGGCGATTTAGCGTTGAGAAAATTGTTGCCTGCTATGTATCGTGCATATCAAGAAGGCAACTTGCCCGAAGGTAGTAGAATTCTACCGACTGTTCGAGAAGAAAGTAAAAAAAATGAATACGTTGAAAATGCAGGCAAGGCGCTTCAAGAACATTTAGGTAAAGGCGAATACAACCAAGCCGACTGGAATGCTTTTTCTCAATTTTTAGTCCCAGTTGTGGTTAATGTCACAGAAGCTGATGATAATTGGGACCTCCTCCGAGATATTCTAGAGCAAGATGACAGCAATAAGTCTCGCGTTTTTTACCTTTCTCTTCCTCCTGCTGTTTACGGCACATGTTGCGAACTTTTATCTAAGAAATCCTTAATCAGTGAAAACTCTCGTGTCGTTGTTGAAAAACCGATAGGGTATTGCGGAGATTCTGCTGAAGAAATCAACTCAAAAATTGCTAAGTTCTTTGACGAAGACCAAATATTCCGTATAGACCATTATTTAGGTAAAGAGACAGTTCAGAACTTGATGGCACTAAGGTTTTCTAATGTGTTGTTTGAAAATCTGTGGGATGCTAAAACAATTGATAATATTCAGATCAGCATTTCAGAAACAGTTGGTTTAGAGAGTCGAGCTGGTTTTTATGACAAAGCAGGCGCTTTAAGAGATATGGTTCAAAACCATCTACTTCAGTTGCTCTGTTTAGTTGCTATGGAATCTCCACATAAACTGAATGCCAACCGAATACGAAATGAAAAGCTAAAAGTTTTAGAAGCTTTGAGGCCGTTAACTGATGACCTTGTTGATGATAATGTTGTTAGAGGGCAGTATGTACCTGGCGATTTGAACGGCACTTTGGTTCCAGGTTATTTGGAGGAACTGGGAGAAGGCTCAAGTACCACTGAAACTTTCGTCGCGATCCGAGCTCATATTGATAACTGGCGCTGGTCTGGTGTGCCTTTCTATTTAAGAACCGGTAAACGCATGAAGCAACGCTGTGCGGAAATCGTTGTTGAATATAAGCCTGTATCTCACAATGTTTATGATGATACAGTTGGTC
This genomic window from Pseudoalteromonas luteoviolacea contains:
- the pgi gene encoding glucose-6-phosphate isomerase produces the protein MNCRTTLQSWQALSASSEQLKEQHLKTLFEADSGRFDKFSRQIPGVLFDFSKQLIDDNTFGQLIKLAKETDIAAWREKMFSGEKINITEDRAVLHVALRNREASPIFVDGVNVTAEVEAELEKIKAFSERVRNGEWTGYTGQPVKDIVAIGVGGSNLGPQMVTEALSAYSDGKLNVHYVSNVDGVQLSKVLEKVNSETTLFVISSKTFTTSETMNNAQSAVRWFLESAKDKNAIAKHFVAVSTNLEKTRAFGIADENVFTMWDWVGGRFSLWSAIGLPIALYLGYDAFLEVLEGAFEIDTHFKSADFEDNVPLLMALLSVWNTSFLGYTSQAILPYDQALHMLPAYLQQGEMESNGKHVTFSGQTVPYTTVPIIWGMTGINGQHAFYQCLHQGNVIVPADFIASVEPQIELGQHHDVLLSNFFAQTEALMAGVNEEQVRADLTAKGKSESEIEQLVAHKIHQGNRPTTSIILDKVDAKAVGKLIALYEHKIFCQGIILNVCSFDQWGVELGKGLASNIEAELTQEDVSHEHDSSTSGLIAYYKQKRNK
- the zwf gene encoding glucose-6-phosphate dehydrogenase, translating into MLNPFDIVIFGGGGDLALRKLLPAMYRAYQEGNLPEGSRILPTVREESKKNEYVENAGKALQEHLGKGEYNQADWNAFSQFLVPVVVNVTEADDNWDLLRDILEQDDSNKSRVFYLSLPPAVYGTCCELLSKKSLISENSRVVVEKPIGYCGDSAEEINSKIAKFFDEDQIFRIDHYLGKETVQNLMALRFSNVLFENLWDAKTIDNIQISISETVGLESRAGFYDKAGALRDMVQNHLLQLLCLVAMESPHKLNANRIRNEKLKVLEALRPLTDDLVDDNVVRGQYVPGDLNGTLVPGYLEELGEGSSTTETFVAIRAHIDNWRWSGVPFYLRTGKRMKQRCAEIVVEYKPVSHNVYDDTVGPILPNRLIIRLQPEESIQLTLMSKRLDNLEMQLEPVTLNIELSEKYPNGFHSDAYKRLMLDAAANNPSLFIHRDEVRQAWKWIDPIIARWQEKGTPALYRAGSWGPESADELLEEKGHAWFNVGENN